Within Vicia villosa cultivar HV-30 ecotype Madison, WI linkage group LG1, Vvil1.0, whole genome shotgun sequence, the genomic segment ttatctttgttattaatattacttataaaaTGTTATCTCATCACAAAAATAACTTTTCTAACTGCTCATTAATTGGGTATCTTTATTCTGTCCACACTCTTTTACGAAATGAATATAtccatattattttaaaaattatgtgtTTGATATGTTTAGCATGTTGGTTTTGTCAAtacattttattaaaatgaatcaaGATTTTATCCTCATATTCTGTGTTTGTTTTGTCctactttatttttttaaaaatttttgtgGACGTGAGtattaacatttattttttaattttaaagctAAAAGTGAGGTGTTTGTGAATATGTTCCGCGCCGTTTTCCTTATCTTTTAAGTTTTACGTCTGCATCCCAAATCACTCTAAATTATGAGTGCCTCTTGGGATGTAATCGATTCGGTTCAGATCgagttttagtaaaaaaaatgtcCGAACTGATGATAACTCCATCGGTTTGCTTTAGTTCGATTTTTagtattttcaaaaattaaaccaaatcaaattaacttgtttgattttgatgatcgatttacaatattttttttcaagcATTATATTCATCACTGTATTTTCTATTATCgtgttttttggtgtatttttaagctattacttttttaaataatacatttcatgtaatatatttcatgctctattttttcaaacaaactACAAGTTGTTCTTAATTCATACGAAACAGTGACATGATTTCTATTGCATCATGAGATAAGTTCACTATCATATAAAAAATGACATTTGACATTAGAAAATTGAAAAGGGATTTAAAAGCTTAACAAATAATATAcagcaataacaaaaaaaaaacttcaatacACATAAATTAGAGAATTTAACTtgccacccccccccccccctcaaaTAGGACATTTTTACCAAATTATCCCCGTAAAATactggattttttgaaatttcccGTACCGTACTGGAAATTTCATATAAATATCGAAAATTTGGTTGAATTTATCAATTTTACCGTGCCTGATgctacataaaaaaaattaaaatttccggTACCGAATTTTTCAAATTTAGGGTATGTGGAGAAGTTAAAATTGataccggaaatttgaaattttcggtacatGAAACATTAAAACCATCATGGGAATAGTGTATAAGACTGCACATCACCACCTGTTTCAAATTTCTGGTTGATGTATAAAATTTTCCGGTATAAGAGTGCACATCACTAATATtaccggaaatttgaaatttccggtatatgaaaaataccggaaatttaaaatttccggtaATATTGGgacttaattttttaaattgcaccgaaaattttgaaattttcggttaACGGATACCAGAATTTtgtaaaaaacaaagaatttccGGTATCGACCAAAAAGAGGTACCGGAAATTtactttttgatgattttggcaacaatttttttttgagaaaaaggTAAAAAATTTTAAGGTAATGGGGGATGGCAAGTATAAAAAAGGGGGGTAACAAGTTAATTTCTCCATAGATTAACATGTTTCACGCCTCAAACACAAATTAAAACTATTTTGTTACAAAACTAAAAAAGGAATGTTgttaaagaagaagaaacaaacaagttaaaaaaaaaatatgcaaACTAACAAAGAAACTTGAAAACGAAGAAGACGAATATAACATATTAGAACTTGTCCTACACATTGTCCTTGATTCTAACAAACCTAATAACAAGTTTGAGGATGAGTTGGAATGAATAGAGAAAACTTACACAATTTTGGAGTTTTGAGGATGAATTGGAATGAATAGCAAATTCTTCAATGGAACTTTTGGAGCTTTTGAATGCTTTAATGGAGCTTTTCAATCTCAATGTAGTATGAGTTGAAGTGagtaaaaatgagtttttttagtTTTGAGTGTGTTTTGAGAAAATGAAAAGAGTGGAGGAAAGCCTCTTCACGCATAATTTAAGTGGAACGACTTAGAATATGCATATTTGAAGTaatcattttttaagaaaaaaatagggGACTTCACATGTTAATATCACAAGtcacattttttctaaaaaaaaaaatgtgaCTTCGCATGTGTTAGATTGCATAAAATAAGGGTGTTTTTTATTTGGGCATtagatttatttaaaatttgagaTTCATGAATTTATTGCTTAACGAATTGCTAATGACAGCTAAATTTGAAGAATATAATTtagcaataaaaaataaataatagtttaaaaaaaaaaagtaaaagataaCCGCTATTTCAATGCTTATTTCAACATCATTACTAATATCtacgggtggcaaaacgggccgcccgccccgccttatgtcCGTCAAAAAATGAGCGGGgcaggcatgcccgccaagtaaaatgggcatcaaaatcatgtccgccccgccaagatggcgggttggcgggcggcgggcttacccgcctatttttatttatatttttttaatagattaatatgctttttttaccttttaattaaacttttcacttattttttaaaacaattttttataaaagtaattttttaacaaatttactctaaaaaatattacatatatttataaatatgctttttttaccttttaattaaacttttcacttattttttaaaacaattttttataaaagtaattttttaacaaatttactctaaaaaatattacatatatttataaataaatgtataaaataaaccatcaagaattgcaattaatagaattaactaaaaaagagtgagttttggaggaggagcgggttttggcgagcggcgggctttggcggggcgggtatggcgggcggcgggttttggcggggcgggctttggcgagcggcgagcctaaaaacccaacccaacccgctaatttttggcgggtgcgcgggcggcccggcgggccccggcccgttttgccacccctactaatATCACATGCCAATAAACAGTAAAATAGCAAAAATAACTTTTTTCTTTACGGATAAAATGTGAAAGATAAGAGTGATACAAATGAATTTGAATGTCTCCAGTACTTGTAATTTCTGATACAGACAACAAAATTTCTTATTGCTACACAAGAATCAATTGTCTAATCTCTATAAATAATATCTTACATCCTCAATATGGATACTGATTCTTCACTTCTATGAGTATACAATGTTGGTCTTGACAATTACTTGCAAACCAAATCTACCACTTTTGGATTCATCTCTTCACTTTTCCATCCAATATAGTGTTTTAACATACATAAACAAGAATTTGATCTCACCAAGGTGGATGATCTTCCTCGGGAGATTGCGGAGGAATCGCTTTCCATCCAGGTTTCTCATCCCAGTACATATCATAATATATGTGGCCAATAGGTTTATCGGAACCACAGCACCATATGCCGACATATTGCTTCACGCGTCTTCTGAATCTTTCTTCCCTTTCctttaaaacataaaatacaaTGCATAGGCACATGATAAGTAACATTAATTGCATTTAATATTTGGTCCTAACTCAAAATATAcaacttcaaatggaaaaaaggaaAGTGGTCTTGCCTTATTAGTGAAGCCAGTGAAAGCATCTTGCACTGAAGACAACTTAATGACTTTTACATCCTTGAATGATGAGAATACTTTCATAAACTGTAACAGCAAGTAGATCGATTGTGTTACATGAAAAAACACTAAATTTAGTGCAGGTGGCATTTGTGAAAAACCATGACTTGGTAAAACATAAAAGACCAGACACACAAAGAAAATAGTATCAATGTAATTTATAGATTTAGAAAAGTTTGAACAGAAAATTAGCATTAAACATAATCTGAGATATATAAGCTTGAAAAGAATATCAAGTACCATTTCTTCACTGCTATTCTTTGGAAATTTAAGTACTCCTCCAGCAGTGATATTATATGATCCATCACAATCTTGAGTTCCTTCTTTACAGAGCTGAACATCAAGCCATGACTTTTTCACCTGAACTCAAGAACCAAAGCGAACAAGCTTAAACAAAGTAAATCAAGAATCGTGATTGAAGAAACACAAATCATGGCATTATTCACCTCTGATGGTAGAGAGGGATTTTCAAATATTGAATACTCTCTAAAATCTATTCCTGGGCCAAAGTCTTCTTCTGGGAGTTTTTTCAACATGACATTCACCTGCAATACAGAGCATTTCCATAGCAACATAAGGATGTGACTGATAAAAGGATGGGGAAGAGGACACATGATCATCCACCCCATATATACAAAATTTAAGTCTTCACTCTTGAAAATCATGAATCCACCACATCCTCTCTCATTCTCAAAAAGTCACCTGTCATCTTCATGTTATCATACTTATTTATAATTTCCATATTATACAAAACTAACATTATCATCTTAATCAACTACTCAATCAAATGAAAATTTTACTCGTGATTTCTTTAATCAATGATTTTTCCACTTAAACATTAAgtggaaaatatttttatatttagttttaaatttttatgactattaaaatacatttttatgattaattaattcattttaaaaagtAAATGGGACTTTTTTATTTTCCTAAAATTCCCATGAGTTGCATTGCATGGATACTTGCTAGctaaatattaaatattgtgCAGGAAATTGGAGAAAACATATTCTAAAACCATAAAAATATACAATTTTAAAGTATATAGTTTTTCTTTTTAACTAACTTCAAGTACATTATTGAGATAACAGTAAGTTTAGACATGAATTAGATACCTAAAGCAGTTTTACAGAATTTTATCTAAAGATATCACATAGGCAATATGTGGTGGAATGAGATATATAATgcaaataaaaattcatatagaCAGATTTCTGTATTTTGAACCCATTCACATTTCAAGGGATGTTAAAATAATAAGTGATAAAGAGAAGTTAAGATAATAAGAAACCACTTAAATAGGAAATACCTCAAATACATGATCCAAAGGACAAAGAAATGGTTGTCTAGTCATAGACCCCTCCAAAACACCAGGATGGGGATACCATAGCTTATCCAGCCTGCACCATAGTGGCGGCATGACCTGAACATGCCCAACGAACTCAAATTAAgacaaaaatattgaatataaaaagttaaaatacaCTACAAGATACGAAGCCATCAAACTTAAGAGCTAAACACCACACCGTTCAAGCTAAATCATCTGCCACGGCTTGAAAATTCATGTAAAATTGTATAATCGAACATTTCAACTCAAACTGAAAAGCATGACAGGTAATATACACCAATTCAACATGTTAAAACATAAAAGAATTTATTTCAAACCGTGGCAGATGAAATGTTCCTTTGCAAACTTAGCACAATGGAACCACGAAGCAGAAGAGTGACAGCAGCAATAACAACTCTAATCACAACTTTACAAATAATGATGAAAATAGAGTAGATCTTATACACTGCTATAACTTAGTAATGTGCAACAAAAACAATCATATTTTAGAACCATATAAAAAATCAATAGCAACGAATGGAAATATCATTCTATCAAAAATGGTAAAATGTGGAGGAAACATAGTCATTGGGACTTCATGGGAAAAGGTGTAAATTAAGTAAAATGTGATGCATGACAATAATCGATTGTATATCGAGAATGTGATTTCAATACAGCATTGTCGATGGTGGCCCATGGCAGAGAGAACAAATCCCACCATACCAGCCGCTTTGCGGCGCCGTTATAGCGGATTATGGCGGAAAAACCCACAATATCGGCCAATATTTACCATTGTGGTGAGCCCAAAAAACTGCCATGTATATCTGCCATAGCAGCCATGGCGCCGCTATTTGATAACACTGTTTCAATATGTAACCCAACGCAAAGTTATGGAAGCATACAAACAAATTTCTTCagtcgcaaaaaaaaaaaaaacatcatataCATTCTTTTGGTTTAGATTAAACaaactatataatttttttttttttgacaaaaaacaaACTATATAATTGAGTATACAGCACAGTAAATTTAAGTGACTTGGTAGTTCTTAAGTCCAATAAAGTGTTCTTCTAGACTTTTGGACATATTTAAGTAGTGCCAAGTCCCAccaaaatttaaatgaaataaaatgaagtCCATGTTTCTGATATTTTTTATTGGTTTATCAGGATTCACAAGAAATGTTAATTAACACTGGATACAGGCCATGGCAGAGCAAGAGATCTGATGATGAGACACTTCTATTCAAAATGCAATATAGTAACATGTATGATCCCCAAAATTAGTTCTTACCAGAGTCCTGTTGAGAAGGGAAGCAATTGCAAGGGCTGTCCTTATTTGCTTCATCTGGAAAAAAAATCATGTGCAACAATATTACAAAGCGCAACATCAAAATTCCTTCAATTGCAAACATGAATAGGATCAAGTCGATACGTATATACTTGGTGATTTATTAGAGtaaaatgtgattcaacattGTGCTCTCCGCTTAGCAACAAGCTTTTTGGAATAGATGGCTTAAATGATAAGAACCCCCCTGCAAAAGTTCCTCCAAATGTTAAGTTGTTGTAATTTCATGTTATAGAATTGAGTATTCAACCACAATAAGAGATGGTAAGTGGTAACAAATCTATTGACAGATCACTGAGTCAGTTTTTAGATTTCAGCATTATAAATAGTAGCGTTATCAATGACGGATGGCGGACCATGGTGGAGAACTTAAGCCACTGTTATATCCGCCATGGCCGAAATTTGACATCGGTGAATAGTACGATGCAAGATTCTATGTGGACAGAGAAGGAACCAAAAAAGTATTGACAAACAGAGATATTAGGCTATTTGTACATGTGCATTCAAAAAATATTAAGTGAATGATCTTCACACCAAAATCTACAGAGAAACAGGATTACTTACCAGGAGGATTATAGTATTCTGGTGGATCAAAGAAGAGCAGGGCTTCTCGTAATCGGTGGCGCTTTCCTTCAGTGCCTCCATATTGAAATGTTGTGTGTACCACATATGGCTCCAACCTTAGTTGCTGGTACATAGCCTACAATCATAATATACAAATTTTTGTATGTCAAACAGGTATACAAATCATTCCTCTAGTTGATCCAATATCCCTCCAAAGTCCAAACAGTTAAttgcataaaagaaaacaaatgtaTAGCACatgcttaaatgcacttttagtcCCACTTTTGACCAAAATTAACTTAGTCTCCCTACTACTAAATCAAAGTTTTTGGTCCCCTTAATTTACAGTATTTGGGATTTTTGGCTCCCGGCCGTTTTTGATGATGGGGCCTCAACATTAATGATGTGGCAAAACTAAATTGAGGATTTTGAATTGGAACTGTGACGCCTTGACAAAATGGAGCTTCTCAGGCTCATGACAAAAACATCTCAGAGGTTCTTTGAGAGACGATGATTGAGGATGAAGTATTGGAGGAGCTCATTAGAGCAGTGGAGATTGAATATTTGTGCTAGATCAATGTTGTTTAATTAATGACGATGCCACGTCATCAAAAATGGCGGGGGACCGGAAAAAACCCAAAAATtgtaaaatagggggaccaaaaacCCGATTTTGAAAATAAGAGACTAAGGGTCTGTttgaaatagtttttgtttttagtttttaaaaattgaaaagtaaaaatcaaaacacaatttagccatttcagttttttgcttttaaaaactgaaaaattgtgaagagtttttaaaaacacatttgtaaaatattataatcaaacaagtttttagtttttaaattttcaaaaactaaaatagagtTTTTAAAAAGCCTTTCAAACAGGCCCTAAACGTTAATTTTGGTTAAAATAGGGAGCAAAATTGCATTTAagcaaaatataaaaattaaagaaaaatatttcaatCAGTTGAGAATTGTTAATTGAAAAATGTCCTACCTGTACAAAATATGTATGTCCACTACAGAAGATACTAGCAGGCAAAATTCCCAGCTTCAGTTTCCCATCAAAAGCAAAAACAAGTCCACTACCATCATCAACAGAAGGTCCTATCTGACTCTGAAGAATTTCATTAAACCCATTCTGATCCCATATCTTGTCATCAGCTACAAGCATGTCTTTCCACCGCTTGGCCAAAGTCTTGGCAGACTCTGTAGGTCTCCAATGGAAAATTCCAATGTTGTAGGCACCACTAACTATTCAAGGAGATATTCAGTTTCTTCAATATACAGTCTTAACAAAcaactaaacaaataaaatactttGCACATTAAAATGAGAGATGAAGAGAGGCAACAGGTAAAGGCAATGAATTGGTTACTGAGATTTGAAAATGATATAACCAAGCAGAGAAAATTTTCATCCGAGTAAGAGCAAAAGGTTGCATGTTGAAAATTGATTTGCTAGCTCCTATCATGAACCAAATATCCCAAAAACTTAATGTTAGGTTTTTTTGATAAGAACCAGATCAAAACAGAGAGAAGGGGGATTTATTTATGCCCACAGGTTAATagatatgaaaaagaaaaaaaattacgaGGCAGATACACCCCTACACTAGAAAGTTTCTAGTAAATTAAACAAATGCCAAAAGATCCTTCTGAAAGGGgtatgaagttctatttatagacATCCCGCACAATGGCGAAAGGGAGAAGGTTCAAGCAACTAACTCCTAAATCCAAGGATAACTGACAACTCCTACAATCTTTGGTAACTGAACCTTAAAACAGAAACAACTAACACGAGCGCCTAATTAtccttattattatatttctttctGAAATAAATCCTTCGAGGTTGAGCATCCGTGCCATTATTGCTATTGTTACTgctattgttgatgttgttgttgctgttattGTTATAGTTACTGTTATTAGCATTAGCACTAGCATTATCTCTAACACTTAAACTATTGGGTGAAAGCTTATGAATGGTTTTTTATCTGACTCCCCCACTTAAGCAAAAGCCTTTTGAGTTTCATGTGCAAACAATGCACAGGCCTGCCCTACTTAATGATAAAATCTAGCTTCCATTTGGGAGAATGGGGAAAGAAAGGATATAATTCTATACCACATGGTCATAGAAGCATTAGTACCTTGTGATAGTCAACTATTCCAAAATCTTAAGTTGTTGAGTTAAAGCACATGAGTGGttctatatttataatttataatctaAAGCAAGCCAAATGGGTAAGAAAGGGTCTAAAGTGATGCCTTGAAGTTGGAACTACTTTTTGACACAAAAGATGACTATCATTCAAAGAAGCAACATTTTCATGTTCATGGATGTCATTTGACTCATGTTTATATAATTCATCATACACATGGTACACACCGAAATAATATGCTACACGAATTGACATAAGCACAATAAAAATGATAATGGTGAATTCTCATCATTGTATAATATTGACCTTCTTGCCAAATTTCCAAATTGTCATCAACAACTGTTGGTATAACTTGATCACTTGAAGTTAAAATATCTGCTCCTGGATAACGAGCAAGATATGGAAGTGGATTCTGTTTAACAATTGCATAAATGAAAATATGTATTAGGAATGACATAtatcttaaattgttatattattgGTTTGATGACATCTCAATATACAATTGTACATAATAAATGTAATGGATAAGAAATCATAATAATGACACCAGATATACGGAGTAGCAGACGTACTCAAGTCAAAACAACATACAGCCACCCCTAACTACACGGCAAAAAAACCAACTCAAACGGAAGCCTCTAACAACAAGAGAGCAGAAAAGAAAAGTACACTAGAAAGGAAAGGTGAATTTAAATCTTATAGCAAGCCAAAGAAGAAATTTAACAAATTATGATAATATTTGATCATTAGTTAAAATCTAAGCGAGCATTGGATCACCCTTCTAATTAAAATATAGTAACTTAAGAAAACATAATAGCATATAAGTAAAATTGAAGGTCACCTTTAACCAAACCGTGTCGGTATCACACATCAATACTTCAAAACCAAAAGGCAGAATTGAGTCTATCAGAAAAACTTTTTCTCTCCCCATTTTATGAAATGTTGGAGTACCCCAGCCAACATCTACAGTGCCCATATGGCTGCCCATGTCGAAAACTGGTACTCCTTTCCAATACAGCGCCTCCAATAATTTGGTGTCCATTGCACCTAAAAGTTAGATGCAAACACAGTCTAGTTAATGGTACAAAATCTGAATATGCATTTTCATCAAGGGATAACTGCAAGTCAAAAAATAATACACAACAGAACAGAATAGAAGATATTTGACAACGCTTACCAACAAGCAGATTAGAAACTTCCAGATCAGTCAATTTCTTGACCCAAGTCAGAATAAAATCCATGAATGCATAGTTACCAAAGGTCAGTATTACAACGTTATCTTTCACCCGTTGCTGAACCAGTTCTTTGGTCAGTCGGAAATCCTTCAAAGGTGGCATTTTTTTATTTGAGGGTGGAACTTCCCAAATAGAACTTGGCCACACATTCTGTTTCCCTGGCGAAGGAGTGGACACAGCATGCACCTTTTCTGACTGAGAAATGTTGAGTCTTTGATCTATATGGCGGGGATCTTCTGCTGAAAACACATTTTCAATGAAGGTTTTGAATCAAACTCACAATTATGGAATAAATCCATATATATTAAAGAACATAAAACGAGCACAACGAGTTCAATATAGTAGCTGTGTCATGTATCCATATCGAACAGATCATCGACATTTCAAATATTCTTAATTGTTATCTTAcaacatttttttctaaaagGTATTGATGGAATAGAAGGCATTTCATGGACATTTCAAATATTCTTAGTTGTATCTTACAATGTTTTTTTACTTCTATTGTTTTACcaatacaacaacaaaaacaacaaagccttatcccactaaatGGGGTTGGCTAGATTGATCAACTTTCTCCATAATGTTATATCCAGAACCATGTTTCTATCCAAATCAGTAATCTCGAGatttttcttaataacttctcttatagtttttctatATCTTTCTCTACCTCTAGTTGTTCACTTCTCTCCATTtgatctactctccttaccaCAGAATCTACAGGTCTTCTCTCTACAAGCAcaaaccacctaagtctattttccaccattTTTTCTACTATAGGTGTTACCCCAACATTCTCTAATATTGTCAGTTCTAATCTTATCCCGTGTTACCACACATCTAATGCAACATCCTAATCTTTATGAAATTACTGCAACAAAAGTGCCTTCCACAGGCACTATTAGACACTTGATAGAGTTTTTTTGGCTAACCATCTTATTCTTATTAGCGTAAAGTATCCACCGACTTTGTCAATGACTAATCTGAGTCAGAAAACCTGACCTATTATCTTCATTGAGGTCTCCCCTTCCAACCACATTTTTTTTCCATTCACAATGCTTGAACTCAAGACCTTGCTTGAGAGATCGGAATGCTTGAACTCAAGACCTTGCTTGAGAGATCCAAATCCAGTTTCACTCAGACCAAAAAACGTCAGTGGCTGACAGAGttcaaatcacaaaaaaataacaaacaagaattaAATTTAAAAGTGTATCCTCCAATCATCAAATCTATAAGTACATTATCTA encodes:
- the LOC131641535 gene encoding arabinosyltransferase XEG113-like isoform X1, whose product is MAWRNGCEELTQSKPLFITIYTVVIIGIVVSSFYVFSAIYSSDTPAAHSSAWLASSISPEDPRHIDQRLNISQSEKVHAVSTPSPGKQNVWPSSIWEVPPSNKKMPPLKDFRLTKELVQQRVKDNVVILTFGNYAFMDFILTWVKKLTDLEVSNLLVGAMDTKLLEALYWKGVPVFDMGSHMGTVDVGWGTPTFHKMGREKVFLIDSILPFGFEVLMCDTDTVWLKNPLPYLARYPGADILTSSDQVIPTVVDDNLEIWQEVSGAYNIGIFHWRPTESAKTLAKRWKDMLVADDKIWDQNGFNEILQSQIGPSVDDGSGLVFAFDGKLKLGILPASIFCSGHTYFVQAMYQQLRLEPYVVHTTFQYGGTEGKRHRLREALLFFDPPEYYNPPGGFLSFKPSIPKSLLLSGEHNVESHFTLINHQMKQIRTALAIASLLNRTLVMPPLWCRLDKLWYPHPGVLEGSMTRQPFLCPLDHVFEVNVMLKKLPEEDFGPGIDFREYSIFENPSLPSEVKKSWLDVQLCKEGTQDCDGSYNITAGGVLKFPKNSSEEMFMKVFSSFKDVKVIKLSSVQDAFTGFTNKEREERFRRRVKQYVGIWCCGSDKPIGHIYYDMYWDEKPGWKAIPPQSPEEDHPPW
- the LOC131641535 gene encoding arabinosyltransferase XEG113-like isoform X2; translation: MAWRNGCEELTQSKPLFITIYTVVIIGIVVSSFYVFSAIYSSDTPAAHSSAWLASSISQDPRHIDQRLNISQSEKVHAVSTPSPGKQNVWPSSIWEVPPSNKKMPPLKDFRLTKELVQQRVKDNVVILTFGNYAFMDFILTWVKKLTDLEVSNLLVGAMDTKLLEALYWKGVPVFDMGSHMGTVDVGWGTPTFHKMGREKVFLIDSILPFGFEVLMCDTDTVWLKNPLPYLARYPGADILTSSDQVIPTVVDDNLEIWQEVSGAYNIGIFHWRPTESAKTLAKRWKDMLVADDKIWDQNGFNEILQSQIGPSVDDGSGLVFAFDGKLKLGILPASIFCSGHTYFVQAMYQQLRLEPYVVHTTFQYGGTEGKRHRLREALLFFDPPEYYNPPGGFLSFKPSIPKSLLLSGEHNVESHFTLINHQMKQIRTALAIASLLNRTLVMPPLWCRLDKLWYPHPGVLEGSMTRQPFLCPLDHVFEVNVMLKKLPEEDFGPGIDFREYSIFENPSLPSEVKKSWLDVQLCKEGTQDCDGSYNITAGGVLKFPKNSSEEMFMKVFSSFKDVKVIKLSSVQDAFTGFTNKEREERFRRRVKQYVGIWCCGSDKPIGHIYYDMYWDEKPGWKAIPPQSPEEDHPPW